A single Ochrobactrum sp. BTU1 DNA region contains:
- a CDS encoding sugar ABC transporter ATP-binding protein, translated as MAYLETSGLGRDFPGVTALDGVDLKIELGRTHILAGENGAGKSTLVKILTGTDSASRGQVLIDGRDPVADSALYKNVAYVPQELTLFPQMSVAENLFMPFSRTGHGGFLVNRKALMEEAKSYLDRFGIEAQPDDLVANISVSDQQLLQIARACTNEQMKVLILDEPTSSLTRVEVERVFKVIRGLLDRDHAIVFISHKMEEVFQIGDDYTVLRNGTKIESGHIKDVTEADLIRAMSGRDLSFDEHFRPLKPTTETIMEVRGLSGSRFEDISFDLRKGEILGFAGLVGAGRSEVMQTIFGFLKAKSGQVKVEGESWGLNDTSRSVSGGMLYLSEERKHHGILPLLSLRENIGISVLSLTSGKLGISDRRERNIVQKIIDDYGIRTSGMGKRISQLSGGNQQKAIIGRAMATRPRVLIFDEPTKGIDIRTKSEIYRIMKNLAEEGVGVILVSSELNELQKCASRIITMHNGHITGEFSTTDTNNETLVGAIFGTEVKADAN; from the coding sequence ATGGCTTATCTTGAAACAAGCGGATTAGGCCGGGACTTTCCGGGCGTAACCGCGCTGGATGGTGTTGACCTGAAAATCGAGCTGGGTCGCACGCATATTCTTGCTGGCGAAAACGGCGCCGGCAAATCCACACTCGTAAAAATTCTGACCGGAACCGACAGCGCTTCGCGCGGTCAGGTACTGATTGATGGTCGCGATCCGGTTGCCGATTCTGCGCTTTATAAAAACGTCGCCTATGTTCCACAGGAGCTGACGCTGTTCCCGCAGATGAGCGTGGCTGAAAACCTGTTCATGCCATTCAGCCGAACCGGCCATGGCGGCTTTCTCGTCAACCGCAAGGCGTTGATGGAAGAGGCAAAATCCTATCTCGACCGTTTCGGCATAGAAGCGCAGCCGGATGACCTGGTTGCCAATATTTCTGTGTCCGATCAGCAGCTTCTGCAAATTGCGCGTGCCTGCACCAATGAGCAGATGAAGGTGCTGATCCTTGATGAGCCGACATCTTCGCTGACGCGCGTTGAAGTCGAGCGTGTCTTCAAGGTTATTCGTGGCCTGCTTGATCGCGATCATGCGATTGTTTTCATCAGTCACAAGATGGAAGAAGTCTTCCAGATTGGGGATGATTATACTGTTCTTCGCAATGGCACGAAGATTGAAAGCGGTCATATCAAGGACGTCACCGAAGCCGATCTGATCCGCGCCATGTCTGGGCGTGATCTTTCTTTCGATGAGCATTTCCGCCCGTTAAAGCCTACCACTGAAACCATCATGGAAGTGCGCGGACTGTCCGGTTCGCGCTTTGAAGACATCAGTTTTGATCTGCGCAAAGGCGAGATTCTCGGCTTTGCCGGCCTGGTAGGCGCTGGACGCTCCGAAGTGATGCAGACGATCTTTGGCTTTTTGAAAGCCAAATCGGGCCAGGTGAAGGTGGAGGGCGAGAGCTGGGGACTGAATGATACCTCCCGCTCGGTTTCCGGCGGTATGCTCTATCTTTCGGAAGAACGCAAACATCACGGCATTCTGCCACTTCTGTCACTGCGTGAGAATATCGGCATTTCGGTATTGTCGCTGACCAGCGGCAAATTGGGTATCTCCGACCGCCGTGAACGCAATATCGTGCAAAAAATTATCGATGATTACGGTATCCGCACATCTGGCATGGGCAAGCGCATCTCGCAGCTTTCGGGCGGCAATCAGCAGAAGGCGATTATCGGTCGCGCCATGGCCACGCGTCCGCGCGTCCTCATTTTTGATGAGCCGACGAAGGGTATCGATATCCGGACCAAGTCCGAGATTTATCGCATCATGAAAAATCTCGCCGAAGAAGGCGTCGGTGTCATCCTCGTCTCCTCGGAACTCAACGAACTGCAGAAATGCGCAAGCCGTATCATCACCATGCATAACGGCCATATCACTGGTGAGTTCTCCACCACCGATACCAACAATGAAACACTCGTGGGCGCGATCTTTGGAACAGAGGTAAAAGCCGATGCAAACTAA
- a CDS encoding ABC transporter permease: protein MQTNPLSNLIRTPLAGVFAALLVIFALSAILSPYFLTPYNLSVVARGLAFVGLITIAQSMLMVLGELDLSLGVIGGLCGVVSGILMVRMGFEPYSAMLLAILLGLCLGLFNGFLVTFLRLHSLVLTIGTAGIFGGANLVLTRGVAITGIPRDVQYLGRGDLFGVPVPFIIMFVALLLATFVMLKTPFGRYMYAIGNNRDGARMLGIRVDRVRLMVFGVAGAIAGLAGVLMVARLGTAQPSIGDSWVLAPIAASVIGGVATTGGIGSPIGAILGAGIIAIIENIIVLFGVSPYWQGIVSGAIVVLAISFDAISRRYLRRDAN, encoded by the coding sequence ATGCAAACTAATCCCCTTTCCAATCTCATCCGCACGCCGCTGGCCGGTGTGTTTGCGGCGCTATTGGTGATCTTTGCCCTTTCGGCCATCCTGTCACCTTACTTTCTCACACCTTACAATCTGTCGGTTGTTGCGCGCGGTCTCGCTTTTGTCGGTCTCATCACCATCGCACAGTCGATGCTGATGGTGCTTGGCGAGCTGGATCTGTCGCTTGGCGTGATCGGTGGTCTTTGCGGCGTTGTTTCGGGCATTCTTATGGTTCGGATGGGTTTTGAGCCTTACTCAGCAATGTTGCTGGCAATACTGCTTGGCCTTTGCCTTGGTCTGTTCAACGGCTTCCTCGTCACGTTCCTCCGCCTGCATTCACTGGTGCTCACAATTGGTACGGCTGGCATCTTCGGCGGTGCCAATCTGGTGCTGACCCGCGGTGTTGCCATCACCGGCATTCCGCGTGATGTGCAATATCTCGGCCGTGGTGATTTGTTCGGCGTGCCAGTGCCGTTCATCATCATGTTTGTTGCACTGCTGCTGGCGACTTTCGTGATGCTGAAAACCCCGTTCGGTCGTTATATGTATGCCATCGGCAATAATCGTGATGGTGCTCGTATGCTGGGCATTCGCGTGGACCGTGTGCGTCTTATGGTGTTCGGTGTGGCCGGTGCAATTGCAGGTCTTGCAGGCGTGCTGATGGTTGCGCGTCTTGGAACGGCACAGCCGTCCATTGGCGACAGCTGGGTTCTCGCTCCGATTGCTGCATCCGTAATTGGTGGCGTTGCCACAACGGGCGGTATAGGCAGCCCGATTGGTGCGATCCTTGGTGCAGGTATCATCGCTATTATTGAAAACATTATCGTTCTGTTCGGTGTCTCCCCCTATTGGCAGGGCATTGTTTCAGGTGCAATCGTCGTGCTGGCAATCTCGTTCGATGCCATATCGCGTCGTTATCTGCGCCGGGATGCCAACTGA
- the dhaK gene encoding dihydroxyacetone kinase subunit DhaK, with the protein MNEQVKTKKLINAPENIIAEMIEGMVGAHPDMLRVEGETGRAVVAVDGPREGKVGIVVGGGSGHEPAFAGYVGRGLADAAAVGNVFASPSPAHIAEAARAADGGAGVLMLYGNYTGDVLNFTMAAEELAQDGMDVRHVAVADDVASAPLDRKSERRGIAGDFFVFKVAGAAADLGESLPRVEALAQAANEATRSMGVALSPCSLPQTGKPNFSIGDDEMEIGMGLHGEPGIRRQKLAPADEVTDELMASVVEELALKAGDRVAVLVNGLGATTHIELYLIFRRVKQILDGRDVQIHASWVGEYATSLEMAGASVTLMKLDATLQTLLDHPCHTPALTVGAVQPADREPASHRKAQRSSEHKEAAIDTPRKLITEGDVTPALFKAMMMNVGNQIIAEKNWLSELDGVIGDGDHGITMEIGWKAVQHALEDEQGDETIEAICKRMAKAFLDAVGASSGPLYATAFLRAGTAVSNRLNLDGTGIAEWLAAASQGIQDRGRAAPGDKTMIDAWVPAVEAANEAAKAGKSTLDVLIAARDGAEAGMKATTAMESRRGRSAKLGERSIGHIDPGAASTFVTLRAMAEALQGKA; encoded by the coding sequence ATGAATGAACAAGTCAAAACAAAGAAGCTGATCAACGCGCCGGAAAACATCATTGCGGAAATGATAGAAGGTATGGTCGGCGCGCATCCTGACATGCTGCGTGTTGAAGGCGAAACGGGTCGTGCAGTTGTGGCTGTCGATGGTCCACGCGAAGGCAAGGTCGGCATTGTGGTCGGTGGCGGTTCAGGTCACGAGCCAGCTTTTGCGGGCTATGTCGGGCGCGGCCTTGCCGATGCAGCAGCTGTTGGCAACGTGTTTGCCTCCCCATCGCCTGCTCATATTGCAGAAGCGGCACGGGCTGCGGATGGTGGCGCTGGCGTGCTGATGCTCTATGGCAATTATACCGGCGACGTTCTTAACTTCACGATGGCTGCGGAAGAACTCGCGCAGGACGGCATGGATGTGCGTCATGTCGCAGTTGCGGACGATGTGGCCTCGGCTCCGCTTGATCGCAAGTCGGAGCGCCGCGGTATTGCCGGTGATTTCTTTGTGTTCAAGGTTGCTGGTGCTGCCGCTGATTTGGGTGAATCCCTGCCGCGCGTTGAAGCCCTAGCGCAGGCTGCCAATGAAGCGACCCGTTCGATGGGCGTGGCATTGAGCCCATGCTCGCTGCCCCAGACCGGCAAGCCGAACTTTTCCATCGGTGACGATGAAATGGAAATCGGCATGGGCCTGCATGGCGAGCCGGGTATCCGCCGCCAGAAGCTGGCGCCCGCCGATGAAGTGACTGACGAACTGATGGCCTCGGTTGTCGAAGAACTGGCACTCAAGGCTGGTGATCGCGTTGCTGTTCTGGTCAACGGACTTGGCGCGACCACGCATATCGAGCTCTACCTGATTTTCCGCCGCGTGAAGCAGATCCTGGATGGCAGGGACGTTCAGATCCACGCCTCCTGGGTTGGCGAATATGCGACGTCGCTCGAAATGGCTGGTGCGTCGGTGACGTTGATGAAACTCGATGCGACGTTGCAGACGCTTCTCGATCATCCATGCCATACCCCAGCCTTAACGGTTGGTGCCGTGCAGCCAGCGGATCGTGAACCGGCTTCACATCGCAAGGCGCAGCGCAGTTCTGAACACAAGGAAGCTGCCATTGACACGCCGCGCAAACTCATCACCGAGGGTGACGTGACGCCTGCACTTTTCAAGGCGATGATGATGAATGTCGGCAATCAGATCATCGCCGAGAAGAATTGGCTTTCGGAACTCGATGGGGTGATTGGCGATGGCGATCATGGCATTACCATGGAAATCGGCTGGAAGGCCGTGCAACATGCGCTAGAAGACGAGCAGGGCGATGAAACCATCGAAGCCATCTGCAAGCGCATGGCCAAGGCGTTTCTTGATGCGGTTGGCGCCTCGTCGGGTCCGCTCTATGCAACTGCGTTCCTGCGTGCGGGTACGGCTGTCAGCAATCGTCTAAACCTTGATGGTACGGGCATTGCCGAATGGCTTGCAGCCGCATCGCAAGGCATTCAGGATCGGGGCCGCGCTGCACCCGGCGACAAGACGATGATTGATGCATGGGTTCCGGCGGTCGAGGCTGCGAATGAAGCTGCGAAGGCCGGCAAGTCCACGCTTGACGTACTGATTGCTGCCCGCGATGGTGCGGAAGCGGGCATGAAGGCGACCACCGCAATGGAATCGCGTCGTGGCCGTTCAGCCAAGCTGGGCGAGCGCTCCATCGGCCATATTGATCCGGGTGCAGCGTCTACATTCGTAACCCTGCGCGCCATGGCAGAAGCGCTTCAAGGTAAAGCTTAA
- a CDS encoding sugar-binding transcriptional regulator, which yields MNENFVSVDEEQERARVAWLYFIGGQTQQEIAQRLNITRLKVNKIIGQVRESGQIQVKVSLPLVDCIELAEKVAARYGLADAVVVPDLDDYLEQKRVIGEAAGTMASELISGRDMGVGIASGRTLSFAVRNLRSRPKPESWVVSLTGGVTSGSSTNTFEVATDFARALGVECHYLTAPIYCANRESRDAILLSDELTDVLARTEIADIGLVSCGALTSETSLTHIRVVKDNLDAVLRLGAVGEFLGYFLDAQGRPIDHFLNESIIALPPDKLKLKPASVLVSGGPNKIPIIRAILRGGFVNRLVTNEGVARALLQGPR from the coding sequence ATGAACGAGAATTTCGTATCAGTCGATGAAGAGCAGGAGCGCGCACGCGTGGCCTGGCTCTATTTCATTGGCGGCCAGACTCAGCAGGAAATCGCACAACGGCTTAACATTACCCGGCTAAAGGTCAACAAGATCATTGGTCAGGTTCGCGAGTCGGGTCAGATACAGGTCAAAGTCAGCCTGCCGCTTGTGGATTGTATCGAACTGGCGGAGAAGGTCGCGGCTCGTTACGGCTTAGCTGATGCCGTAGTGGTGCCGGATCTTGATGACTATCTGGAGCAGAAACGTGTGATCGGCGAAGCCGCAGGGACCATGGCAAGCGAGCTGATTTCAGGGCGGGACATGGGGGTGGGCATTGCCTCGGGACGCACTTTAAGTTTTGCGGTTAGAAATTTACGTTCGCGTCCCAAACCTGAAAGCTGGGTCGTCAGTCTGACCGGGGGCGTGACCAGCGGCTCCTCTACAAACACATTTGAAGTTGCAACCGACTTTGCGCGAGCGCTCGGCGTTGAGTGTCATTATCTCACTGCTCCGATCTATTGCGCAAACCGCGAAAGCCGCGATGCAATTCTTTTGAGCGACGAACTGACAGACGTTCTGGCGCGCACCGAAATCGCGGATATCGGCCTTGTCTCTTGCGGCGCACTAACATCGGAAACCTCACTCACCCACATCCGCGTGGTGAAAGATAACCTCGATGCCGTCCTGAGGCTTGGGGCGGTCGGTGAATTTCTGGGGTATTTTCTTGATGCTCAGGGGCGTCCGATTGACCATTTCCTCAATGAATCAATCATTGCCCTGCCACCAGACAAGCTCAAACTCAAACCCGCATCGGTTCTGGTCTCGGGTGGGCCGAATAAAATTCCGATTATTCGGGCCATTCTGCGCGGCGGCTTTGTCAATCGCCTCGTCACCAATGAAGGCGTTGCCCGCGCATTATTGCAGGGGCCGCGCTAA
- a CDS encoding TonB-dependent receptor: protein MKKIHSKQYGILLLGVAYSAFIAGIPAAYPQSASATQQSAEAGDKSQDQKVPGSVELQPIIISAGVDMDAPYLTPGGVSVIDGNIVQEKYGGDANAIVRSMPGTFTRISSSQPGVAVNIRGFESDGRINTMIDGVPQMFRNTAGHASTGGELLYIDTNLLAGVGAERGAVNGAHGMGSLAGAVNFRTIDFQDVVLDGQDQGVKTIMKAGNNGFGLSGMIAGGARTNIPGSGTASIVGAFSYSDRENYRRGDGVYNTPDASNKPGSGLLKFHFQPDDVHDLKLGARWYKNRFLVSGYEWGVTNSTYTANYSYNPDSDWIDLKVNAYYNRTDMSYDPTTGGSYRQRQTRDNGYGFDVTNTSRFDITDAVSARWEYGAAYSSDDYKVNNYRGANPPGRMQKARAFTDLTLSSGIFELSTGINYDYWTLSGHQSPCTANVGFCPPTGGNVDVSRSENALNPKITLSAKPLDWLQPYVTYAHTFRPPSAREALWALVPIGAGIGGGQFSNFYLDPEKSRGWEFGTNVIKDDVLLAGDALRLKVNYFRYDIENYIVNNIISLPGDPYERAIWVNVPGTTHSRGFEIEGGYDARFAYVNLSYTHATNDQPVGWGAGIGNGDSTFLPEDYVTADVGVRAFDEALTVGATMNYVGGSRYAVGFGDTEKKEAYTLYNLYASYKFNKHATAFMNVENLTDVAYSPAVSGEMADKTGRGRTFMVGLTTQF from the coding sequence GTGAAAAAAATACACTCAAAACAATACGGCATTCTTTTACTCGGTGTTGCCTATAGCGCATTCATCGCGGGCATTCCCGCGGCCTATCCGCAATCGGCGAGCGCTACACAGCAGAGTGCAGAAGCGGGCGACAAGTCACAAGACCAGAAGGTTCCAGGCTCTGTGGAGCTTCAGCCGATTATCATCAGTGCAGGCGTCGACATGGACGCGCCCTATCTGACGCCAGGCGGTGTCAGCGTCATCGATGGCAATATCGTGCAGGAAAAATACGGTGGCGATGCAAACGCAATCGTTCGCTCCATGCCTGGCACTTTCACGCGTATCTCATCGAGCCAGCCGGGTGTTGCGGTTAATATTCGTGGCTTTGAATCGGATGGTCGCATCAATACCATGATCGATGGTGTTCCGCAGATGTTCAGAAACACTGCAGGTCATGCTTCGACCGGTGGAGAACTGCTTTATATCGATACCAACCTGCTAGCAGGTGTGGGTGCCGAGCGCGGTGCTGTAAACGGTGCCCATGGCATGGGGTCGCTTGCCGGAGCGGTCAATTTCAGGACGATTGATTTCCAAGATGTGGTCCTTGATGGACAGGACCAGGGCGTCAAGACAATCATGAAGGCCGGAAATAATGGCTTCGGTCTTTCGGGCATGATTGCCGGTGGTGCAAGGACCAATATACCTGGATCGGGAACGGCGTCTATTGTTGGTGCTTTCAGCTATAGTGATCGCGAGAATTACCGCCGAGGAGACGGTGTTTACAATACGCCGGATGCGAGTAACAAGCCGGGTTCGGGTTTGTTGAAGTTTCATTTCCAGCCAGACGATGTGCATGATCTGAAACTCGGCGCACGGTGGTACAAGAACCGCTTTCTGGTTTCGGGCTATGAGTGGGGCGTAACGAACTCGACTTACACGGCCAACTATAGCTATAATCCGGATAGTGACTGGATCGATTTGAAGGTCAACGCTTATTATAACCGCACAGATATGTCTTACGATCCGACGACCGGTGGTTCTTATCGGCAGCGCCAGACGCGTGACAATGGCTATGGATTCGATGTCACGAACACCAGCCGTTTTGACATCACCGACGCCGTTAGCGCTCGCTGGGAATATGGTGCGGCCTATTCTTCGGACGATTACAAGGTCAATAATTATCGTGGGGCAAACCCTCCCGGCAGAATGCAAAAAGCGCGTGCTTTCACAGACCTCACTTTGTCGAGCGGAATCTTTGAGCTTAGCACAGGGATAAATTACGACTACTGGACCCTGAGTGGGCACCAAAGCCCTTGTACGGCCAATGTCGGTTTCTGCCCACCAACGGGCGGTAATGTCGATGTGTCACGAAGTGAAAATGCGTTAAATCCGAAGATTACTCTCTCCGCAAAGCCGCTGGATTGGTTGCAGCCTTACGTCACCTATGCTCACACGTTCAGGCCTCCATCCGCGCGAGAAGCGCTATGGGCACTGGTTCCAATCGGCGCTGGCATTGGTGGTGGTCAGTTCTCCAACTTCTACCTCGATCCGGAAAAGTCTCGCGGATGGGAGTTCGGCACAAATGTCATTAAAGATGACGTATTGTTGGCAGGCGACGCATTGAGACTGAAAGTAAACTACTTCCGCTACGATATCGAAAACTACATCGTCAACAATATCATCAGCCTGCCGGGCGATCCGTATGAACGGGCAATCTGGGTCAATGTGCCAGGAACCACCCACTCACGCGGCTTCGAAATCGAAGGCGGTTATGATGCGCGGTTTGCCTATGTGAACTTGTCTTATACCCATGCAACCAACGATCAGCCAGTTGGCTGGGGCGCAGGTATCGGCAATGGCGACTCGACATTCCTGCCGGAAGACTATGTGACTGCCGATGTCGGCGTTCGTGCATTTGATGAAGCTCTGACGGTCGGTGCCACGATGAATTATGTTGGCGGCAGCCGCTACGCAGTTGGATTTGGCGATACCGAGAAGAAGGAAGCCTATACGCTTTACAATCTCTATGCCTCGTACAAGTTCAACAAACACGCGACCGCGTTCATGAACGTCGAGAACTTGACGGATGTGGCGTATAGCCCAGCTGTATCGGGTGAAATGGCTGACAAAACCGGCCGCGGGCGCACCTTTATGGTGGGGCTCACAACCCAGTTCTAA
- a CDS encoding GAF domain-containing protein → MSPDSPLDQTACDREPIHIPGSIQPHGMLLIAELASGLIVGGAGQLEAYFGETWPGQNLDDLLQFDALALATEAPRADEIILGKLIIGEETFDLLGHILSEYLLVEIEPALHSFVTPEQSLSGLEAVAYQFEAAPDIRTLFQKAVVAFRKLTGFDRVMIYQFLEDASGVVVAEDGNDNYPSFRNHHFPASDIPKQARALYLRNRVRVIPDASYVPAPLRWYSEEPQQPLDLSDVALRSVSPIHLQYLQNMGVAASASVSIIKDGVLWGLIACHNVVPLAMPFATRASARALAASLARQMKSKDEAENARERLRLRSHEDRLVEALLINAPLEERLAEAADNLRQMMIADGFAVVFNGKIAARTGASPDISDLRTILDLIHGRFKDGLFHSHEMGRDKDLPQHIIPIASGIAVLKLHLDEDVFLIWSRAEKVQIVEWAGNPHKDTSDSASTPLTPRASFEAWSEEVHGRSRYWNFNKIDAMHRISRVIHEAYQRRRIDKLNSELQRTLDQQEKLLEQKDFLMKEINHRVQNSLQLVSTFLGMQMRETSDPLITQYLTDARSRIAAVALVHRRLYSDSYVGSVDLARYLDELSNELFQSMGEEWRSRHTSRLSHVLINADRAINIGLVYSELVTNANKYAYDGAPGPTWVTLDQHFNEARLIVADNGTGKTRSRVGFGSKMLNAIVLGLGGEMEELNNEPGLKVVVTVPIEL, encoded by the coding sequence ATGTCGCCAGACAGCCCGCTTGATCAGACTGCCTGCGACCGCGAACCAATTCATATACCCGGATCTATCCAGCCGCATGGCATGCTACTCATAGCAGAACTGGCGAGCGGTCTCATCGTCGGCGGCGCCGGGCAATTGGAGGCCTATTTTGGGGAGACATGGCCCGGCCAGAACCTCGATGACCTTTTGCAATTCGATGCACTGGCGCTCGCCACAGAAGCGCCGCGAGCCGACGAAATCATTCTGGGTAAACTCATCATTGGGGAGGAAACTTTCGACCTCCTCGGCCATATCCTCAGCGAATATCTGCTGGTCGAAATAGAACCCGCACTGCATTCATTTGTTACGCCTGAGCAGTCTCTTTCTGGTCTTGAGGCGGTGGCTTATCAGTTTGAAGCAGCACCCGATATTAGGACTCTTTTTCAGAAAGCTGTGGTGGCATTCCGCAAACTGACCGGTTTTGATCGCGTGATGATCTATCAGTTTCTCGAAGATGCGTCCGGCGTTGTGGTAGCTGAAGATGGCAACGACAATTACCCTTCTTTTCGCAACCACCACTTTCCTGCCAGCGACATTCCCAAACAAGCAAGGGCGCTTTATCTTCGCAATCGCGTGCGCGTCATTCCAGACGCGTCCTATGTTCCGGCTCCCCTGAGATGGTACAGCGAAGAACCACAGCAGCCGCTGGATTTGAGCGATGTAGCCCTGCGTAGTGTTTCCCCCATTCACCTCCAATATCTGCAGAATATGGGCGTTGCCGCTAGCGCATCTGTCTCGATCATCAAGGACGGCGTACTCTGGGGCCTCATTGCCTGTCACAATGTGGTGCCGCTTGCTATGCCATTTGCAACACGCGCATCAGCCCGTGCGTTGGCCGCAAGCCTCGCCCGACAGATGAAATCGAAGGATGAGGCAGAAAATGCCCGGGAGCGGTTGCGGCTGCGTTCGCATGAAGATCGACTGGTCGAAGCACTCCTGATTAACGCACCACTCGAAGAACGCCTTGCGGAAGCCGCCGACAATCTGCGACAGATGATGATTGCGGATGGCTTTGCCGTGGTTTTCAATGGAAAGATCGCGGCGCGGACCGGTGCGTCGCCCGATATTTCCGATTTGCGAACAATCCTTGATCTGATCCACGGTAGGTTCAAAGACGGCTTGTTTCATTCACATGAGATGGGGCGTGACAAAGACCTGCCGCAACATATTATCCCAATTGCCAGCGGCATTGCCGTGTTGAAACTACATTTGGATGAAGATGTGTTTCTGATCTGGTCGCGCGCGGAAAAAGTGCAGATCGTGGAATGGGCAGGTAATCCTCATAAAGACACGTCGGATTCCGCCTCAACGCCGCTCACGCCACGCGCCTCGTTTGAAGCCTGGTCGGAAGAAGTGCATGGTCGCTCACGTTATTGGAACTTCAACAAGATCGACGCAATGCATCGAATTAGCCGCGTCATTCACGAGGCCTATCAGCGCCGTCGGATAGACAAGCTGAACAGCGAATTGCAGCGCACTCTGGATCAGCAGGAAAAGCTTCTGGAACAGAAAGATTTTCTGATGAAGGAAATCAATCACCGCGTCCAGAACAGTCTTCAGCTCGTTTCGACCTTCCTTGGAATGCAAATGCGGGAAACCAGCGATCCGTTGATTACGCAGTATTTGACGGATGCCCGCAGCCGTATCGCCGCAGTGGCACTCGTCCACCGCCGTCTTTATTCCGATAGCTATGTCGGTTCCGTTGATCTTGCCCGCTATCTCGACGAACTGTCGAACGAACTGTTTCAATCGATGGGAGAGGAATGGCGCAGCCGCCATACAAGCAGGCTCTCGCATGTGCTCATCAATGCCGACCGCGCAATCAATATTGGTTTGGTCTATTCCGAGCTTGTGACCAACGCGAATAAATATGCCTATGATGGCGCACCAGGACCAACATGGGTTACGCTTGATCAGCATTTCAATGAGGCGCGCCTGATCGTAGCTGATAACGGAACGGGCAAGACACGCAGCCGCGTCGGCTTTGGCAGCAAAATGCTTAATGCCATTGTGTTGGGACTTGGCGGCGAGATGGAAGAACTCAACAACGAACCGGGTCTGAAAGTCGTGGTCACAGTCCCCATCGAGCTCTAA
- a CDS encoding response regulator — MKRILLAEDDNDMRRFLVKALEKAGYHVTHFDNGASAYDRLREEPFSLLLTDIVMPEMDGIELARRATEIDPDLKIMFITGFAAVALNPDSDAPRDAKVLSKPFHLRDLVNEIEKMLIAA, encoded by the coding sequence ATGAAAAGAATTCTGCTAGCTGAAGACGACAACGATATGCGTCGTTTCCTCGTGAAGGCGCTGGAAAAGGCGGGCTATCACGTTACTCATTTCGATAACGGTGCCAGCGCCTATGACAGACTGCGCGAGGAGCCATTCTCGCTGCTTTTGACCGATATCGTCATGCCAGAAATGGATGGTATCGAGCTTGCACGCCGCGCAACTGAAATCGACCCTGATCTGAAAATCATGTTCATTACGGGCTTTGCGGCAGTGGCCCTCAATCCCGATTCGGACGCCCCGCGCGATGCGAAAGTGCTTTCCAAGCCTTTCCACCTGCGCGATCTTGTGAACGAAATTGAAAAAATGCTGATCGCCGCATAA
- a CDS encoding N-formylglutamate amidohydrolase produces the protein MSLDRDFHLMPPFEVCAPAQQRIPFVFNSPHSGRAYPNSFLEESRLDALAIRYSEDCYVDELFAAVPRLGAPLLKAHFPRAFLDVNREPYELDPRMFAEPLPPYVNSQSARVAGGLGTVPRLVGEGQLIYPGRISLEEAYYRIEELYKPYHRALDGLLQSTHERFGYSVLIDCHSMPGGTRSGDVGGRPDFIIGDRFGRSCSEQLTQAAIELLRGLGYTVAHNKPYAGGFITEHYGRPAAACYALQIEINRSLYMNEQTLQKLAGFDALCADLYQFLSDLTSLPDELLVVRPLAAE, from the coding sequence ATGAGTCTGGATCGTGATTTTCATCTGATGCCCCCTTTCGAGGTCTGTGCACCTGCGCAGCAGCGTATTCCTTTCGTTTTTAATTCTCCCCACAGCGGTCGAGCCTATCCCAATTCATTTCTCGAAGAATCGCGGCTGGATGCGCTCGCCATTCGCTATTCCGAAGATTGCTACGTCGATGAGCTTTTTGCAGCAGTGCCTCGCCTTGGCGCGCCGTTGCTCAAAGCCCACTTCCCGCGCGCCTTTCTGGACGTAAACCGTGAGCCATACGAGCTTGACCCGCGAATGTTTGCGGAGCCTTTGCCGCCTTACGTGAACAGCCAGTCGGCGCGTGTTGCGGGCGGTCTGGGCACTGTGCCGCGTCTGGTCGGCGAGGGGCAGCTTATTTATCCTGGCCGCATATCGCTTGAAGAGGCCTATTATCGTATTGAGGAGCTTTATAAGCCCTATCACCGTGCGCTGGATGGTCTGCTTCAGTCGACCCATGAGCGCTTTGGCTATTCGGTTCTGATCGATTGTCACTCAATGCCGGGCGGCACGCGCTCCGGCGATGTTGGCGGGCGGCCTGATTTCATCATTGGTGATCGTTTCGGTCGATCCTGCAGCGAGCAGCTGACGCAGGCGGCAATCGAGTTGCTTCGCGGCCTTGGGTACACTGTCGCACATAACAAGCCTTATGCAGGTGGTTTTATCACGGAGCATTATGGCAGACCTGCTGCAGCCTGTTACGCGTTGCAGATCGAGATCAATCGCAGTCTCTATATGAATGAGCAGACCTTGCAGAAGCTTGCCGGCTTCGATGCGCTATGCGCCGATCTCTATCAGTTCCTGAGCGATCTCACGT